The following proteins are encoded in a genomic region of Streptomyces sp. NBC_01723:
- a CDS encoding GcvT family protein — protein sequence MSGHGLRPPPRVVVIGAGVVGCSLADELTARGWTDVTVLEQGPLPAPGGSTSHAPGLVFRTSPSRTLTAFARYTVEKFTSLTWDGAPCFQRVGGLELATTPERLADLHRRAGYAASWGVTGEIVDAARCKELWPLLDESVVLGGFHTPGDGLARAVPACRAQLDRATARGARFLERHTVTGIERQDGRVTGVVTDRGTFPADHVVSAAGFWGPVVGRMAGVDVPLQPLAHQYARTGPLPELGGATEEASKPILRFQDRDLYFREHGDRLGVGSYAHRPLPVDPFAVPGYDEARARHMDMPSSYPFTPEDWAPSWEDCRRLMPALRDSDVESGFNGVFSFTPDGMPVLGESRDLRGFWLAEAVWVTHSAGVAKAVAEWMVNGRPSLDVHECDLTRFEEAQRSPAYVRERGAQQFTEVYDVIHPLQPMERPRPLRVSPFHARQRELGAYFLEGGGWERPHWYEANAGLAPDARLPDRDAWSARHWSPIAAAEARVTRERVALYDMTPLRRLEVTGPGALAFLDRMTSNNLRKKPGAVTYTLLLDESGGIRSDLTVARLAPDRFQIGANSPADLDHLLRHAPGGEVHIRDITSGTCGVGVWGPLARDLVQPLTPDDFSHEAFGYFRARETYVGHVPVTAMRLSYVGELGWELYTTADLGLRLWDTLWEAGRDLGVIAAGRSAFNSLRLEKGYRAWGTDMTDEDNPYEAGVGFAVRMDKADFVGRAALARAGEPGRRLTPLLLDDPAAVVLGKEPVHVDGAPAGYVTSASYGYTLGRCVAYAWLPAGLAAGTGVHVEYFGEKVPATVAEEPLFDPRMTRIRR from the coding sequence GTGAGCGGCCACGGCCTGCGGCCCCCGCCCCGCGTGGTGGTCATCGGCGCGGGCGTCGTCGGCTGCTCCCTCGCGGACGAGCTGACCGCGCGCGGCTGGACGGACGTCACCGTCCTCGAACAGGGCCCGCTGCCCGCGCCCGGCGGCTCCACCTCGCACGCGCCCGGCCTCGTCTTCCGGACCAGTCCGTCGCGCACCCTGACGGCGTTCGCGCGGTACACCGTCGAGAAGTTCACGTCCCTCACGTGGGACGGCGCCCCGTGCTTCCAGCGGGTCGGCGGCCTGGAGCTGGCCACCACGCCGGAGCGCCTCGCCGACCTGCACCGCAGGGCCGGTTACGCCGCCTCCTGGGGCGTGACCGGCGAGATCGTCGACGCCGCACGCTGCAAGGAACTCTGGCCGCTCCTCGACGAGTCGGTGGTCCTCGGCGGATTCCACACCCCGGGGGACGGGCTGGCCCGCGCCGTGCCCGCCTGCCGCGCCCAGCTGGACCGCGCCACCGCGCGGGGCGCACGTTTCCTGGAACGGCACACGGTCACCGGCATCGAGCGGCAGGACGGCCGGGTCACGGGCGTCGTCACCGACCGCGGCACCTTCCCCGCCGACCACGTCGTCTCCGCCGCCGGATTCTGGGGACCGGTCGTCGGCCGCATGGCCGGCGTCGACGTACCCCTGCAACCGCTGGCCCACCAGTACGCGAGGACGGGTCCGCTGCCCGAGCTGGGCGGCGCCACCGAGGAGGCATCGAAGCCGATCCTCCGTTTCCAGGACCGCGACCTGTACTTCCGTGAGCACGGCGACCGCCTCGGCGTCGGCTCCTACGCCCACCGGCCGCTGCCCGTCGACCCGTTCGCCGTGCCCGGCTACGACGAGGCACGCGCCCGGCACATGGACATGCCGTCGTCGTACCCCTTCACCCCGGAGGACTGGGCGCCGAGCTGGGAGGACTGCCGCCGGCTGATGCCCGCCCTGCGCGACTCGGACGTCGAGTCGGGCTTCAACGGCGTCTTCTCCTTCACCCCGGACGGCATGCCGGTCCTCGGCGAGTCCCGTGACCTGCGGGGCTTCTGGCTCGCGGAGGCGGTGTGGGTCACCCACTCGGCCGGTGTCGCCAAGGCCGTCGCCGAGTGGATGGTGAACGGACGGCCGTCGCTCGACGTCCACGAGTGCGACCTCACGCGCTTCGAGGAGGCGCAGCGGTCACCGGCGTACGTCCGCGAACGCGGCGCGCAGCAGTTCACCGAGGTGTACGACGTGATCCACCCGCTCCAGCCGATGGAGCGGCCGCGTCCGCTCAGGGTCAGCCCGTTCCACGCACGGCAGCGGGAGCTCGGCGCGTACTTCCTGGAGGGCGGCGGCTGGGAACGCCCGCACTGGTACGAGGCCAACGCCGGGCTCGCCCCGGACGCGCGCCTTCCCGACCGCGACGCCTGGTCGGCCCGGCACTGGTCTCCGATCGCGGCGGCGGAGGCGCGGGTCACCCGCGAGCGGGTCGCCCTGTACGACATGACGCCGCTGCGCCGCCTGGAGGTCACCGGGCCGGGCGCTCTTGCCTTCCTGGACCGCATGACCAGCAACAACCTGCGCAAGAAGCCAGGCGCGGTCACCTACACCCTCCTCCTCGACGAATCCGGAGGCATTCGCTCCGACCTCACCGTCGCCCGCCTCGCCCCCGACCGCTTCCAGATCGGCGCCAACTCCCCCGCCGACCTCGACCACCTCCTGCGCCACGCGCCCGGTGGGGAGGTGCACATCAGGGACATCACCTCCGGCACCTGCGGCGTCGGCGTCTGGGGCCCGCTCGCCCGCGACCTCGTCCAGCCGCTGACGCCGGACGACTTCTCGCACGAGGCGTTCGGCTACTTCCGCGCCCGGGAGACGTACGTCGGCCACGTGCCGGTGACCGCGATGCGCCTGAGCTACGTCGGTGAACTGGGCTGGGAGCTGTACACCACCGCCGACCTGGGCCTGCGGCTCTGGGACACGCTGTGGGAGGCCGGCCGGGACCTCGGCGTGATCGCCGCCGGACGCTCGGCCTTCAACTCCCTGCGCCTGGAGAAGGGATACCGGGCCTGGGGCACGGACATGACCGACGAGGACAACCCGTACGAGGCCGGTGTCGGCTTCGCGGTCCGCATGGACAAGGCGGACTTCGTCGGCCGGGCCGCGCTGGCCCGCGCGGGCGAGCCCGGCCGTCGCCTGACGCCGCTGCTCCTCGACGACCCGGCGGCCGTGGTCCTCGGCAAGGAGCCGGTCCACGTGGACGGCGCGCCCGCCGGGTACGTGACCAGCGCCTCGTACGGCTACACACTCGGCCGCTGCGTCGCGTACGCCTGGCTCCCCGCCGGCCTGGCCGCCGGCACCGGTGTGCACGTGGAGTACTTCGGCGAGAAGGTGCCCGCCACGGTCGCCGAGGAGCCGCTGTTCGACCCGAGGATGACCCGTATCCGCCGCTAG
- a CDS encoding GntR family transcriptional regulator has translation MAEQLTGLADDRALLGRTSTAERVSDILRSRIAEGYFPPGTRLSEDSIGGALGVSRNTLRESFRLLTHERLLVHELNRGVFVRVLTVEDVEDIYRTRSLVECAVVRGLGKPPYALEGLAEAVEDGRRSAREGDWKAVGTANIHFHRELVALAGSERTDELMRSVFAELRLAFHVVDDPRRLHEPYIARNAELLTALENGERETAERLLAVYLDNSLKRVVEVYLRRVGDDTL, from the coding sequence ATGGCAGAGCAGTTGACGGGACTGGCCGACGACCGCGCCCTCCTGGGCCGGACCAGCACCGCCGAGCGGGTCTCGGACATCCTCAGGAGCCGGATCGCCGAGGGCTACTTCCCGCCCGGCACCCGCCTGTCCGAGGACAGCATCGGCGGCGCGCTCGGCGTCTCGCGCAACACCCTGCGCGAGTCGTTCCGGCTGCTCACCCACGAACGCCTGCTCGTCCACGAGCTGAACCGGGGCGTCTTCGTCCGGGTCCTGACCGTCGAGGACGTCGAGGACATCTACCGCACCCGCTCCCTCGTCGAGTGCGCCGTCGTACGCGGCCTCGGAAAGCCTCCCTACGCCCTCGAAGGGCTCGCCGAGGCCGTCGAGGACGGGCGCCGGTCGGCCCGCGAAGGTGACTGGAAAGCCGTCGGTACGGCCAACATCCACTTCCACCGGGAACTGGTCGCCCTCGCCGGCAGCGAACGCACCGACGAACTGATGCGCAGCGTCTTCGCCGAACTCCGCCTCGCCTTCCACGTCGTGGACGACCCACGGCGCCTGCACGAGCCGTACATCGCACGGAACGCGGAGCTCCTGACGGCCCTGGAGAACGGCGAGCGGGAGACGGCGGAGCGCCTGCTCGCGGTCTACCTCGACAACTCCCTCAAGCGCGTCGTGGAGGTCTACCTGCGGCGGGTCGGGGACGACACCCTCTAG
- a CDS encoding MFS transporter, whose product MSTTPPPRALSTEARPGADEHTTDDGPFGWLHALGPRGRRAFGGAFGGYALDSYDYFTLPLTMVALAAYFGLDSGQTGLLTTVTLVVSAIGGALAGVLADRVGRVKALLLTVITYAVFTVACGFAPNYETLLVFRALQGLGFGGEWAVGAILVAEYASARHRGRTLGAIQSSWAVGWALAVVVYTLVFSLIGDDLAWRVMFWTGALPALLVVWVRRSVHDAPQATEIREPGASKGSFAAIFKPGTAGAPGLLRVTLFASLLSTGVQGGYYTLATWVPTYLKDERDLSVVGTGGYLTFLISGAFIGYLTGGWLTDVLGRKRNIWLFALLSAVCILAYANIPDGANTLLLVLGFPLGFCMSAIFSGFGSYLSELYPTAARGAGQGFTYNTGRAVGAVFPTTVGFLADSWGVGGALVFGAIGYAIAALALLWLPETRGKELA is encoded by the coding sequence ATGAGCACAACCCCTCCCCCACGGGCCCTGTCCACCGAGGCGCGTCCCGGCGCGGATGAACACACCACGGACGACGGCCCGTTCGGCTGGCTGCACGCCCTCGGCCCGCGGGGCCGTCGCGCCTTCGGCGGCGCGTTCGGCGGGTACGCCCTCGACTCCTACGACTACTTCACACTGCCGCTCACCATGGTGGCGCTGGCCGCGTACTTCGGCCTGGACAGCGGCCAGACCGGCCTGCTCACGACGGTCACCCTGGTCGTCTCGGCGATCGGCGGCGCCCTCGCGGGCGTCCTGGCGGACCGCGTCGGCCGGGTCAAGGCGCTGCTGCTCACCGTGATCACCTACGCCGTGTTCACGGTGGCGTGCGGTTTCGCCCCCAACTACGAGACGCTGCTGGTCTTCCGCGCCCTCCAGGGGCTCGGCTTCGGCGGCGAGTGGGCGGTCGGCGCGATCCTGGTGGCCGAGTACGCGAGCGCCAGGCACCGGGGCCGTACGCTCGGCGCGATCCAGAGCTCCTGGGCCGTGGGCTGGGCCCTGGCGGTGGTCGTGTACACGCTGGTGTTCTCGCTGATCGGCGACGATCTGGCCTGGCGTGTCATGTTCTGGACGGGTGCGCTGCCGGCGCTGCTCGTGGTCTGGGTCAGGCGCAGCGTCCACGACGCGCCGCAGGCCACCGAGATCCGGGAGCCGGGCGCGAGCAAGGGCTCCTTCGCGGCGATCTTCAAGCCCGGTACGGCCGGCGCGCCCGGCCTGCTGCGCGTCACCCTCTTCGCCAGCCTGCTCTCCACCGGCGTCCAGGGCGGCTACTACACCCTCGCCACCTGGGTGCCGACCTATCTGAAGGACGAACGGGACCTGTCGGTCGTCGGCACCGGCGGCTACCTGACCTTCCTCATCTCGGGCGCCTTCATCGGCTATCTCACCGGCGGCTGGCTCACCGACGTGCTGGGCCGCAAACGCAACATCTGGCTGTTCGCCCTGCTGTCGGCGGTCTGCATCCTGGCGTACGCCAACATCCCCGACGGCGCCAACACCCTGCTCCTGGTGCTCGGTTTCCCGCTCGGCTTCTGCATGTCGGCCATCTTCAGCGGCTTCGGCTCGTACCTGAGCGAGCTGTACCCGACGGCGGCACGCGGCGCGGGCCAGGGCTTCACGTACAACACCGGACGCGCCGTGGGCGCCGTCTTCCCGACCACGGTCGGCTTCCTGGCCGACAGCTGGGGTGTGGGCGGCGCGCTGGTCTTCGGTGCCATCGGCTACGCCATCGCGGCGCTGGCTCTGCTGTGGCTGCCGGAGACGCGCGGAAAGGAACTGGCGTGA
- a CDS encoding bifunctional 3-phenylpropionate/cinnamic acid dioxygenase ferredoxin subunit: MIPVCRLEDLPKGGSVRVETSPPIAVFHTDDGDLYAIDDTCSHQDASLSEGWLEGCLVECPLHAASFDLRTGLPTCLPARRAVRTHRVGVEDGFVHVHLAAEEGSAA, encoded by the coding sequence ATGATTCCCGTCTGCCGTCTCGAAGACCTCCCCAAGGGCGGGTCCGTCCGCGTCGAGACCAGTCCGCCGATCGCCGTCTTCCACACCGACGACGGCGATCTCTACGCCATCGACGACACCTGCAGCCACCAGGACGCCTCTCTCTCCGAGGGCTGGCTGGAGGGCTGCCTGGTCGAATGCCCGCTGCACGCCGCCTCGTTCGACCTGCGCACGGGCCTCCCGACCTGCCTCCCGGCCCGCCGGGCGGTGCGCACCCACCGGGTCGGCGTCGAGGACGGCTTCGTCCACGTCCACCTCGCCGCGGAGGAGGGCAGCGCCGCATGA
- a CDS encoding IclR family transcriptional regulator → MQSVDRAVTVLEILARLGEAGVTEIADELDVHKSTAFRLLGVLENRGLVAQEKERGKYYLGAGVLRLAGAAAVRLDISQEGVPVCRELADELGETSNIAVLDDDAAVNVMQARGTASVTAQNWLGRRTPLHATASGKVLLAHLPTTLREGLLARPLHRFTEHTVTGAAVLRGELETVTAQGYAITQEELEIGLAAVAAPVRSHDGKVIASISVSGPVYRLTPERLPDLAKRALAAGVELSRRMGYGG, encoded by the coding sequence GTGCAGTCGGTGGACCGCGCCGTGACCGTGCTGGAGATCCTCGCCCGGCTCGGGGAGGCGGGTGTCACCGAGATCGCCGACGAACTGGACGTGCACAAGTCCACGGCGTTCCGGCTGCTCGGCGTGTTGGAGAACCGCGGTCTGGTGGCGCAGGAGAAGGAGCGCGGCAAGTACTACCTGGGCGCCGGCGTGCTGCGGCTGGCGGGAGCGGCGGCCGTGCGGCTGGACATCTCGCAGGAGGGTGTGCCCGTCTGCCGCGAGCTGGCCGACGAACTCGGCGAGACGTCGAACATAGCGGTGCTGGACGACGACGCGGCGGTCAACGTCATGCAGGCCCGCGGCACCGCCTCGGTCACCGCACAGAACTGGCTCGGCCGGCGCACCCCGCTGCACGCCACCGCCAGCGGAAAGGTGCTGCTCGCCCATCTGCCGACCACCTTGCGCGAGGGGCTGCTGGCCCGCCCGCTGCACCGGTTCACCGAGCACACCGTCACCGGCGCGGCGGTGCTGCGCGGCGAGTTGGAGACGGTGACCGCGCAGGGTTACGCGATCACACAGGAGGAGCTGGAGATCGGGCTCGCGGCCGTGGCGGCGCCGGTGCGCTCGCACGACGGCAAGGTGATCGCCTCGATCAGTGTCTCGGGCCCGGTGTACCGGCTGACGCCGGAGCGGTTGCCCGACCTGGCCAAGCGCGCGCTGGCGGCGGGGGTCGAGCTGTCCCGGCGCATGGGCTACGGCGGCTGA
- a CDS encoding aromatic ring-hydroxylating oxygenase subunit alpha, producing the protein MTTTPLSPSLIATLPGRYYTDPEIFRQEQRQVFESLWFCAVRGADLERPGAFRTVQVGSESVVVTRTRTGALRAFLNICRHRGARLCLEESGEVRRNLQCPYHAWTYDLDGRLVAAPGLTKMPDVDRAAYGLAEVALREWLGYAWVCLADEPPSFEETVRGAVVERLGDPAAIERYGTERLALGRRVRYDVRANWKLIVENFMECYHCATIHPELTDVLPEFADGYAAQYYVGHGAEFGEEVKGFTVDGGEGFDRLPEVAESQDRRYYAVTVRPTVFVNLVPDHVILHRMFPLAEDRTVVECDWLYAPDVVASGADLSRSVELFHRVNTQDFAACERTQPAMSSRAYRGGGVLVPTEHHIGLFHEWLLERLGG; encoded by the coding sequence GTGACGACGACCCCCCTGTCCCCCAGCCTCATCGCGACCCTGCCCGGCCGCTACTACACCGACCCGGAGATCTTCCGTCAGGAACAGCGGCAGGTCTTCGAGTCGCTGTGGTTCTGCGCCGTCCGCGGCGCCGACCTGGAACGGCCCGGTGCCTTCCGCACCGTGCAGGTCGGGTCCGAGAGCGTCGTCGTCACCCGCACCCGTACGGGCGCACTGCGCGCCTTCCTCAACATCTGCCGCCACCGGGGTGCCCGGCTGTGCCTGGAGGAGTCGGGCGAGGTGCGGCGCAACCTCCAGTGCCCGTACCACGCCTGGACGTACGACCTCGACGGCCGGCTGGTCGCCGCGCCCGGCCTGACGAAGATGCCGGACGTCGACCGCGCCGCGTACGGCCTGGCCGAGGTCGCCCTGCGTGAATGGCTCGGCTATGCCTGGGTGTGCCTGGCCGACGAGCCGCCCTCCTTCGAGGAGACGGTGCGCGGTGCCGTCGTCGAACGGCTCGGCGACCCGGCGGCGATCGAGCGCTACGGGACGGAGCGGCTGGCCCTCGGCCGACGCGTCCGGTACGACGTGCGGGCCAACTGGAAGCTGATCGTCGAGAACTTCATGGAGTGCTACCACTGCGCCACCATCCACCCCGAACTCACCGACGTGCTGCCCGAGTTCGCGGACGGCTACGCGGCCCAGTACTACGTGGGCCACGGCGCCGAGTTCGGCGAGGAGGTCAAGGGCTTCACGGTCGACGGCGGCGAGGGCTTCGACCGGCTGCCCGAGGTGGCGGAGAGCCAGGACCGCCGCTACTACGCCGTCACCGTCAGGCCGACGGTCTTCGTCAACCTCGTACCGGACCACGTGATCCTGCACCGCATGTTCCCGCTCGCCGAGGACCGCACGGTCGTCGAGTGCGACTGGCTGTACGCCCCCGACGTGGTGGCGTCGGGGGCGGACCTGTCCCGGTCGGTGGAACTGTTCCACCGGGTCAACACGCAGGACTTCGCGGCGTGCGAGCGGACCCAGCCCGCGATGTCGTCCCGCGCCTACCGCGGGGGCGGCGTGCTGGTGCCGACCGAGCACCACATCGGGCTCTTCCACGAGTGGCTGCTGGAGCGGCTAGGAGGCTGA
- a CDS encoding NAD(P)/FAD-dependent oxidoreductase → MRTVTVVGASLSGLYAARELRAQGFDGRLVVVGGEPHPPYDRPPLSKEFLTGRADEEHLALSDAEEAAELDADWLLGVRARALDARGRTVLLDDGRTVSTDGVVVATGASARRLNGGGLAGVHTLRTLDDARALRAHLTRGPCRVVVVGGGFVGAETASSCAALGHAVTVVEAAAMPLVPHLGAELAAVCASLHGRAGVGLVTGASVAALRGTAAVTGVDLTDGRALPADVVVVGIGATPNTAWLAGSPLLLNDGVLCDDGCVTALPQVVAVGDVARVGGTRAEHWTSATQQPRAAVRNLLAGRTLESARSVPDFWSDQYGSRLQFAGRRRDGDTVRIAEGGIADGAPDEGGFLARYERDGRTTAVLAVDRPRPFMRVRRELAAEEAGIPVTVGGAGPGAR, encoded by the coding sequence ATGAGGACCGTGACCGTGGTCGGTGCCTCCCTGTCCGGCCTGTACGCCGCCCGGGAACTGCGGGCCCAGGGGTTCGACGGACGCCTCGTGGTGGTCGGCGGCGAACCCCACCCGCCCTACGACCGGCCGCCCCTGTCCAAGGAGTTCCTCACCGGCCGGGCCGACGAGGAGCACCTGGCGCTCAGCGACGCCGAGGAGGCCGCCGAACTGGACGCCGACTGGCTGCTCGGTGTCCGCGCCCGCGCCCTGGACGCCCGCGGACGGACCGTGCTGCTCGACGACGGCCGCACCGTGTCCACGGACGGCGTCGTCGTCGCCACCGGGGCATCGGCACGGCGCCTGAACGGCGGTGGCCTCGCCGGGGTCCACACCCTGCGCACCCTGGACGACGCCCGCGCCCTGCGCGCGCACCTCACCCGCGGTCCGTGCCGGGTGGTCGTGGTCGGCGGCGGTTTCGTCGGCGCGGAGACCGCGTCCTCGTGCGCCGCCCTCGGTCACGCCGTCACCGTCGTCGAGGCCGCCGCGATGCCGCTCGTGCCGCACCTCGGCGCGGAACTGGCCGCCGTCTGCGCCTCCCTGCACGGCCGTGCCGGAGTCGGGCTGGTCACCGGCGCGTCCGTGGCCGCGCTGCGCGGCACGGCGGCCGTCACCGGGGTCGACCTCACCGACGGCCGCGCGCTGCCCGCGGACGTGGTGGTCGTCGGCATCGGTGCCACCCCCAACACCGCCTGGCTGGCGGGCTCGCCCCTGCTCCTGAACGACGGCGTCCTGTGCGACGACGGCTGTGTGACCGCCCTGCCGCAGGTGGTCGCCGTCGGTGATGTGGCCCGCGTCGGCGGCACCCGCGCGGAGCACTGGACCTCCGCCACCCAGCAGCCCCGGGCCGCGGTGCGCAACCTCCTCGCCGGACGCACGCTGGAGAGCGCGAGGTCGGTGCCGGACTTCTGGTCCGACCAGTACGGCTCCCGCCTCCAGTTCGCCGGGCGGCGCCGGGACGGCGACACCGTGCGCATCGCCGAGGGCGGGATCGCCGACGGCGCGCCCGACGAGGGCGGCTTCCTGGCCCGCTACGAACGAGACGGGCGTACGACCGCCGTGCTCGCCGTGGACCGGCCGCGCCCCTTCATGCGGGTCCGCCGCGAACTCGCCGCCGAAGAGGCGGGGATACCGGTGACCGTCGGTGGGGCGGGGCCGGGCGCGCGGTGA
- the solA gene encoding N-methyl-L-tryptophan oxidase, producing the protein MSPTYDVIVIGLGGMGSAAAHHLSARGARVLGLERFGPVHNRGSSHGGSRITRQSYFEDPAYVPLLLRAYELYADLERATGRDIALLCGGVMVGRPDSWTVSGSLRSAREWDLPHEMLDAREIRRRFPTLAPRDDEVALYEAKAGLLRPENTVAAHLQLATRQGADLHFEEPVTRWEPYRDGVRVHTGENTYAAARLVICPGAWAPRLLADLGVPFTVERQVMYWFQPRGGIGRFLPANQPIYVWEDAAGVQVYGFPAIDGPDHGAKVAFFRKGQVTTPEAIDRTVHDHEVRAMADHMSDRLPDLPGTFLKAATCMYTTTADEHFVIARHPAHRDSVTVACGFSGHGFKFVPVVGEILADLALTGDTAHPIGLFDPARLTAASARGAST; encoded by the coding sequence TTGTCCCCCACCTACGACGTGATCGTCATCGGCCTCGGCGGCATGGGCAGCGCCGCCGCCCACCACCTGTCCGCGCGCGGCGCCCGCGTGCTGGGCCTGGAGCGGTTCGGCCCCGTGCACAACCGGGGCTCCAGCCACGGCGGTTCCCGGATCACCCGACAGTCGTACTTCGAGGACCCGGCGTACGTTCCCCTGCTGCTGCGCGCCTACGAGCTGTACGCCGACCTGGAGCGGGCCACCGGCCGGGACATCGCCCTGCTGTGCGGGGGCGTGATGGTGGGCCGGCCCGACTCCTGGACCGTGTCCGGCTCCCTGCGGTCGGCCCGCGAGTGGGACCTGCCGCACGAGATGCTGGACGCGCGGGAGATCCGCCGCCGGTTTCCGACGCTCGCCCCGCGGGACGACGAGGTCGCTCTGTACGAGGCCAAGGCGGGCCTGCTGCGCCCCGAGAACACGGTCGCCGCCCATCTCCAGCTCGCCACCCGCCAGGGCGCCGACCTGCACTTCGAGGAACCGGTGACGCGCTGGGAGCCGTACCGGGACGGCGTCCGTGTGCACACCGGCGAGAACACCTACGCCGCCGCCCGGTTGGTGATCTGCCCGGGCGCCTGGGCGCCGCGGCTGCTCGCCGACCTCGGGGTGCCGTTCACGGTGGAGCGGCAGGTCATGTACTGGTTCCAGCCCCGGGGCGGCATCGGCCGCTTCCTCCCGGCCAACCAGCCGATCTACGTCTGGGAGGACGCGGCCGGCGTCCAGGTGTACGGCTTCCCCGCCATCGACGGTCCGGACCACGGCGCCAAGGTCGCCTTCTTCCGCAAGGGGCAGGTCACCACCCCGGAGGCCATCGACCGGACCGTGCACGACCACGAGGTCCGGGCCATGGCGGACCACATGTCCGACCGTCTCCCCGATCTGCCCGGCACCTTCCTCAAGGCCGCCACCTGCATGTACACCACCACAGCGGACGAGCACTTCGTCATCGCCCGCCATCCCGCGCATCGCGATTCGGTCACCGTGGCCTGCGGATTCTCCGGGCACGGCTTCAAGTTCGTGCCCGTCGTCGGCGAGATCCTCGCCGACCTGGCCCTGACCGGCGACACCGCGCACCCGATCGGTCTCTTCGACCCCGCTCGCCTCACCGCCGCGTCCGCCCGAGGAGCCAGCACGTGA
- a CDS encoding S-(hydroxymethyl)mycothiol dehydrogenase, whose protein sequence is MSHEVRAVVAVKRGAPVEVQTIVVPDPGPGEVLVAVQACGVCHTDLHYREGAITDDFPFLLGHEAAGTVEAVGEGVTDLAPGDYVVLAWRAPCGGCRSCRRGRPWYCFDSRNAARPMTLLDGTPLTTALGIGAFAEKTLVAAGQAVKVDPAARPEAAGLVGCGVMAGYGAAVNTGGVGRGDSVAVIGCGGVGDAAIAGAALNGAMKIIAVDVDGRKLDRAERFGATHTVDSRGTDPVEAVRALTDGHGVDIAIDAVGHPETFRQAFYMRDHAGVLVQVGVPTPETTVELPLIDVFSRGGAIKSSWYGDCLPSRDFPFLIDQYLYGLLDLGAFVSETTTLDRVEEAFGRMRRGEVLRSVVVL, encoded by the coding sequence GTGTCACACGAGGTCCGTGCCGTAGTCGCTGTGAAGAGGGGCGCACCCGTCGAAGTGCAGACGATCGTCGTCCCGGATCCCGGGCCCGGCGAGGTTCTGGTCGCGGTGCAGGCCTGCGGGGTCTGTCACACGGATCTGCACTACCGCGAGGGCGCGATCACCGACGACTTCCCGTTCCTGCTGGGCCATGAGGCGGCCGGCACCGTCGAGGCGGTCGGCGAGGGCGTCACCGACCTCGCGCCGGGCGACTACGTGGTGCTGGCGTGGCGGGCGCCCTGCGGTGGCTGCCGGTCCTGCCGCCGCGGCCGCCCCTGGTACTGCTTCGACTCCCGCAACGCCGCCCGTCCGATGACCCTGCTGGACGGCACCCCGCTGACCACCGCCCTCGGCATCGGCGCCTTCGCCGAGAAGACGCTGGTCGCCGCGGGCCAGGCCGTGAAGGTCGACCCGGCCGCCCGGCCCGAGGCGGCCGGTCTCGTCGGCTGCGGGGTGATGGCCGGCTATGGCGCCGCCGTCAACACGGGCGGCGTCGGCCGCGGCGACTCGGTCGCCGTGATCGGCTGCGGCGGCGTGGGCGACGCGGCGATCGCCGGTGCCGCCCTGAACGGCGCCATGAAGATCATCGCGGTCGACGTGGACGGCCGGAAACTGGACCGGGCGGAACGGTTCGGCGCGACGCACACCGTCGACTCCCGCGGCACGGACCCGGTCGAGGCGGTCCGCGCCCTCACCGACGGCCACGGCGTGGACATCGCGATCGACGCCGTGGGCCACCCGGAGACGTTCCGCCAGGCCTTCTACATGCGTGACCACGCCGGAGTGCTGGTCCAGGTAGGCGTGCCCACACCGGAGACGACGGTCGAACTGCCGCTCATCGACGTGTTCTCGCGCGGCGGTGCGATCAAGTCGTCCTGGTACGGCGACTGTCTGCCGAGCCGCGACTTCCCGTTCCTGATCGACCAGTACCTGTACGGACTGCTCGACCTGGGCGCCTTCGTGTCGGAGACGACGACGCTGGACCGGGTGGAGGAGGCGTTCGGCAGGATGCGACGCGGCGAGGTGCTGCGCTCGGTGGTGGTCCTGTGA